A window of Primulina tabacum isolate GXHZ01 chromosome 4, ASM2559414v2, whole genome shotgun sequence contains these coding sequences:
- the LOC142541291 gene encoding uncharacterized protein LOC142541291, with the protein MEADFWRRKAACHWLEDGERNTKLFHNMVKKKRVANKIFRIWDNGVCLTSPELIQQSGASFFQHLLTGDPSALASPDFSGFPSVISAVENEGIVVTPSLEEVRATVFSIHPDSVAGPDGFSSAFFQHCWEIVHQDVFDAVLDFFRGSPLPQGFTATTITLIPKVAGAHAWSDFRPISLCNVTNKIISKLLYSRLRVVAERLISPNQSGFVPGRMISDNILLAQELTHSLTLPTRGGNVILKLDMAKAYDRVQWPFLFEVLRHFGFSERVVEMVSACISHCHFSVNINGSLSGFFGSTRGLRQGDPLSPMLFILGAEYLSRGLDRLYLQHPELRYRSGCDILISHLAYADDVIIFANGGSRSLRRLMGLLHHYENCSGQLVNAVKSSVILPPRCSERLRSRILRITRFAEGHLPLKYLGVPLFRGNRVCSLFEHLLQSVRRKLEGWEIRTLSPSSRITLIRSVLLSMPIYLFQVVQPPLAVMEKLELVFNAFLWGSRTLEKKWHWAKWSRACLPVMEGGLGFRRLKDLVDSFSIKLWFRFRQGSSLWARFLLRKYCQMDAPASVLPRGLISPTWRRLLRIRPRAEPGIRWRVGLGDVSFWDDIWFGDTALSSQCEVRGGRDVRVFHFLSEGAWDFDLLCAVVAPSVAEAITLTPIAFGQPDLALWIHSSDGAFSIRSAWELVRLRDPVSDILTPCWGRWLRPTMSFFLWRFWHQWLPLDDMLQRRGFELASRCQCCDMSETFTHVFIDGPIARYVWHFFGAIFRVRIPCTGDLRLFLSAWKRNLHWAPGGHVKEFLPFIVLWFLWMARNDAKHRQLRISGETVKSQILSYLRLAHAAFIVKPKHWLGAFEAARSLGIFVAFQRTHRLAIVRWLCPPPGCFKLNVDGSSRGNPGESSVGGVVRDSSGRVVLSFSEFIGVGTNVRAELWAVWRGLLICSDLGLFPLWVETDSQISLQILRSRRCHWDLHHTVTRILFLLRGRAVHFSHIFREGNSVADALAARAHTIRVLSLWSALFLWIWVDSRTFSIAAFIWTTLFSGGRSLQASPWPPLSIFCVLLPGFMVALDDLSQWFLWPRAPFMSGFICSLLLLRALVALHVISWLPLISTFQSRLDL; encoded by the exons atggaggcggatttttggagaCGGAAAGCTGCTTGCCACtggttagaggatggtgagaggaacaccaaactctttcacAACATGGTGAAGAAGAAAAGGGTGGCGAATAAGATTTTCCGCATCTGGGATAATGGGGTAtgcctgacgtctcctgagTTGATTCAGCAGTCGGGAGCCTCGTTTTTCCAGCATTTGCTTACTGGTGACCCCTCTGCGCTTGCgagtcctgatttttcgggctTCCCCTCCGTTATCTCTGCTGTGGAGAATGAGGGTATTGTTGTGACCCCTTCTTTGGAGGAGGTTCGTGCGACCGTCTTCTCCATACATCCTGATAGTGTGGCTGGGCCTGATGGCTTCTCCTCggcgttctttcagcattgtTGGGAGATTgttcatcaggatgtttttgatgcTGTCCTGGATTTTTTCAGGGGTTCTCCCCTCCCCCAGGGTTTTACCGCCACCACAATCACTCTGATCCCCAAAGTCGCGGGTGCTCATGCTTGGTCGGACTTCCGTCCGATTAGTCTGTGCAATGTCACTAATAAGATCATCTCTAAGCTGTTGTACTCTCGGCTGAGGGTTGTGGCGGAGAGACTTATTTCaccgaatcagagtggcttcgttCCGGGTCGGATGATCTCCGATAATATTCTCCTAgcccaggagctcactcacagtCTCACTCTCCCCACTCGTGGCGGTAATGTTATcctgaagttggatatggccaaggcctatgaCAGGGTCCAGTGGCCTTTCCTCTTCGAGGTTTTGAGACACTTTGGTTTCTCGGAGCGGGTTGTGGAGATGGTCTCGGCTTGCATatctcattgtcatttctccgtgaacatCAATGGCTCTCTCTCGGGGTTCTTTGGTTCCACTAGAGGCCTCAGACAGGGCGATCCCTTGTCCCCCATgcttttcattttgggggcggagTACCTATCGCGCGGCCTTGACCGCctctacctgcagcatcctgAGCTCAGGTACCGCTCTGGTTGTGATATCCTGATTTCCCATCTGGCTTAtgctgatgatgtcattatttttgccaatggtgggtctcgtAGTTTGCGGCGCCTTATGGGTTTACTGCATCATTATGAGAATTGTTCGGGTCAGCTGGTGAACGCTGTCAAAAGTTCTGTTATcttgcctccgaggtgctctgAGCGACTTCGCTCTCGGATTTTGCGCATCACCAGGTTTGCGGAGGGTCATTtgcccctcaagtacctcggagtCCCCTTGTTTAGGGGTAACCGAGTATGTTCCCTTTTTGAGCACCTCCTACAAtctgttcgtaggaagttagagggttgggagatcCGGACGCTCTCTCCGAGTAGCCGCATAACCCTTATCCGCAGTgtgctcctctccatgccgatttatctgtttcaggtggtACAGCCACCGcttgctgtcatggagaagcttgagcTGGTTTTCAACGCTTTTCTCTGGGGGTCGCGGACACTGGAGAAGAAATGGCACTGGGCCAAGTGGTCTCGAGCCTGTCTCCCAGTGATGGAGGGtggtcttggcttccgcagattgaaagatctggtGGATAGCTTTTCTATTAAGTTGTGGTTCCGGTTTCGGCAGGGCTCCTCTCTctgggcgagattccttttACGGAAGTATTGCCAGATGGATGCTCCTGCCTCTGTTCTCCCTCGTGGTTTAATATCCCCCACCTGGCGTCGTCTCCTACGGATCAGACCTCGCGCCGAGCCCGGCATTCGCTGGCGCGTTGGCCTTGGAGACGTGTCCTTTTGGGATGACATATGGTTTGGGGATACTGCTCTGTCCAGCCAGTGTGAGGTCCGTGGGGGCCGTGATGTTCGGGTTTTTCACTTTTTGTCTGAGGGGGCTTgggatttcgatcttctttgcgCTGTGGTTGCCCCTTCTGTTGCTGAGGCGATTACTTTGACCCCGATTGCCTTTGGCCAGCCTGATTTGGCGCTTTGGATTCACAGTTCTGACGGTGCTTTTTCGATTAGGTCTGCTTGGGAGCTTGTCCGATTGAGAGACCCTGTTTCTGATATCTTGACTCCTTGTTGGGGCCGTTGGTTGAGGCCCACGATGTCTTTttttctttggagattttggcatcagtggctcccgtTGGATGATATGCTCCAACGTCGTGGCTTTGAGTTGGCTTCTCGAtgccagtgttgtgatatgtcggAGACATTTACACATGTCTTCATTGATGGCCCGATAGCCCGTTATGTCTGGCATTTCTTTGGTGCCATATTTCGTGTCCGGATCCCCTGCACAGGGGATCTCAGGTTGTTCCTTAGCGCTTGGAAGAGAAATCTTCATTGGGCACCTGGGGGCCACGTCAAGGAGTTTCTGCCCTTCattgttttgtggtttctctggatGGCTCGTaatgatgcgaagcaccgtCAGTTGCGTATTTCTGGGGAGACTGTGaagtctcagattttgtcttatcTGCGTCTTGCCCATGCTGCTTTCATTGTTAAGCCCAAGCACTGGCTTGGTgcctttgaggcggcgagatcGCTGGGAATTTTTGTTGCCTTTCAGCGGACCCATAGGTTAGCGATTGTCCGGTGGCTCTGTCCACCACCTGGGTGCTTTAAGCTGAATGTTGATGGGAGTTCGAGGGGCAATCCTGGGGAGTCGTCTGTCGGTGGTGTTGTGCGTGATTCTTCTGGCAGGGTGGTGCTCTCCTTCAGCGAGTTTATCGGAGTCGGGACCAATGTCCGGGCggagctttgggcggtttggaggggcCTTCTTATCTGTTCCGATCTCGGTCTTTTTCCCCTTTGGGTTGAGACCGATTCTCAGATTTCTCTTCAGATCCTGCGTTCTCGTCGGTGTCATTGGGACCTTCATCATACAGTCACTCGGATTCTGTTTCTTTTGAGGGGGCGGGCGGTTCATTTTTCACATATTTTTCGGGAGGGaaattcggtggcggatgcgttggcggcgagggctcatACCATTAGG GTACTGTCTCTTTGGAGtgctttgtttctttggatctGGGTGGACTCTCGCACCTTCTCCATTGCTGCTTTTATTTGGACCACCCTGTTCTCTGGCGGTCGCTctctgcaggcttctccttggCCGCCGCTCTCTATATTTTGTGTTCTCTTGCCGGGTTTTATGGTGGCTTTGGATGATCTCTCTCAGTGGTTTCTCTGGCCCAGAGCTCCATTCATGTCGGGATTTATATGTTCTCTGCTTTTGCTACGTGCATTGGTGGCTCTCCATGTTATCTCTTGGCTACCTCTTATATCAACGTTCCAGTCACGCTTGGATTTATGA